From Flavobacterium sp. 102, a single genomic window includes:
- a CDS encoding GreA/GreB family elongation factor: MSQNIILTTGIYDLIKDHIRRKKVTPTEEEILKLELKNAVQVPRKMLPENVVTIDSRVTIKDLTTNEEEVHVFVAPDKAKQRNNTKSILTEIGLALVGYKVGDSIAWPFKNGTKHLEILKVERFA; this comes from the coding sequence ATGTCACAAAATATCATTTTAACAACAGGAATTTATGATTTAATAAAAGATCATATCAGAAGAAAAAAAGTAACTCCAACGGAAGAAGAAATCTTAAAGTTGGAATTAAAGAATGCGGTACAAGTACCCAGAAAAATGCTACCCGAAAATGTAGTTACTATAGATTCACGCGTTACCATTAAAGACCTTACAACTAATGAAGAAGAGGTCCATGTTTTTGTTGCTCCTGATAAAGCCAAACAAAGAAATAACACTAAATCTATACTCACAGAAATAGGACTAGCCTTAGTAGGCTATAAAGTAGGTGACTCCATAGCATGGCCTTTTAAGAATGGTACAAAACACTTAGAGATTCTAAAAGTGGAGCGATTTGCATAG
- a CDS encoding NADH-quinone oxidoreductase subunit N yields the protein MQVLITIVSLGVFCLLAEIFNLRKLLVPVTVIGLLAILGISLNLWAIDPSIDEKYASMIAVDSFSNAFSSLFILLTIFLVALSGDFYKDHQTKISDFIAIKVFLLAGAVAMVSFANLSMFFLGIEVLSIALYVLAASRRLDVKSNEAGMKYFLMGSFASGIILFGICLIYGATGYFNLAEIKDLSSGLGLPIWFPIGITLMIIGMLFKIAAAPFHFWAPDVYEGSPSMTTATMSTLAKVVAMAALYKILSSMTSSLTPTFEMVIVVVSILSMTIGNIMALRQDNVKRMLAFSGISHAGFMLMAVLSLSTAASTLFYYTAAYALAGIASFAVIIYVTRNKDNEATANFNGLGKTNPLMAAVLTASLLSMAGIPIFSGFFAKFMLFSDTIKSGYLFLVIVGVINSIISVGYYFKLILAMYTKEATEDKQPVPFVYYFVAVVAIVLNIAMGIYPSFVTNLLN from the coding sequence ATGCAAGTATTAATAACAATAGTATCATTAGGCGTTTTTTGTCTGTTGGCAGAAATTTTCAATTTAAGAAAACTACTGGTTCCAGTTACTGTAATAGGTTTACTTGCCATTTTAGGTATATCCTTAAATCTTTGGGCAATTGACCCAAGTATTGATGAGAAATACGCTAGTATGATTGCTGTCGATTCTTTTTCGAACGCTTTCTCTTCTTTATTTATTTTACTTACTATCTTTTTAGTCGCCTTAAGCGGTGATTTCTACAAAGACCACCAAACCAAAATATCCGACTTTATCGCCATCAAAGTATTTCTTTTGGCCGGAGCGGTGGCGATGGTTTCTTTTGCCAACTTATCCATGTTTTTCTTAGGGATTGAAGTGTTGTCAATCGCTTTATATGTTTTGGCGGCAAGCCGAAGATTAGATGTAAAAAGTAACGAAGCCGGAATGAAATACTTCCTCATGGGATCATTTGCTTCCGGGATCATCTTATTCGGAATCTGTTTGATTTATGGAGCGACAGGTTATTTCAACTTAGCAGAAATCAAAGACTTATCTTCTGGTTTAGGATTGCCAATTTGGTTCCCAATAGGCATCACATTAATGATTATTGGAATGTTGTTTAAAATCGCAGCAGCGCCTTTCCATTTCTGGGCACCGGATGTTTACGAAGGTTCGCCATCAATGACCACCGCAACCATGAGTACTTTAGCCAAAGTAGTAGCTATGGCCGCTTTGTACAAAATATTAAGCAGCATGACCTCATCGTTAACGCCAACTTTTGAAATGGTAATCGTAGTGGTTTCAATATTGTCAATGACCATCGGAAATATCATGGCGTTGCGTCAGGACAATGTAAAACGCATGTTGGCTTTCTCCGGAATATCCCACGCCGGATTTATGTTAATGGCCGTTTTAAGTTTATCGACTGCGGCAAGTACTTTATTTTATTACACCGCCGCTTATGCTTTAGCGGGAATTGCTTCTTTTGCCGTAATCATTTATGTAACACGCAACAAGGACAACGAAGCCACAGCCAACTTCAACGGTTTAGGCAAAACCAATCCGTTAATGGCAGCGGTATTAACCGCTTCGCTTTTATCCATGGCGGGAATTCCAATTTTCTCCGGATTCTTTGCTAAGTTTATGTTGTTTAGCGACACCATTAAATCAGGGTATTTATTCTTGGTGATTGTTGGGGTGATCAACTCAATCATCAGTGTCGGTTATTATTTCAAATTGATTTTAGCCATGTACACTAAAGAAGCTACTGAAGACAAACAACCGGTTCCGTTTGTGTATTACTTCGTAGCGGTAGTTGCTATTGTATTAAACATTGCCATGGGAATCTATCCTTCATTTGTAACTAATTTATTGAACTAA